A single region of the Populus nigra chromosome 2, ddPopNigr1.1, whole genome shotgun sequence genome encodes:
- the LOC133682633 gene encoding uncharacterized protein LOC133682633 isoform X2 — protein MVRCRAVPCVLFRRLQVRTPASYFILRRRRFPGPTYRPITCSDHIKTHLMSNSTFSDSKADLGNCMDAVINEDTSMNAAVINKMRKRMAGMNKHIAKYKNANTSLVKENLYLRNRQAWMKKSQSLNAAVINKMRKRMAGMNKHIAKYKNANTSLVKEIVYLRNRQASMTKSHKRQKRILVHLKDKCNELTDKTTGLSTLLMESCYAQPQERIKELEASNAQLRERNAKLENESNARDEVSKENDHELDQAKI, from the exons ATGGTGCGGTGTCGAGCGGTTCCCTGCGTTTTATTTCGTCGTCTCCAG GTTAGAACACCGGCCAGCTATTTCATCCTCAGACGCCGCCGGTTTCCGGGACCGACCTACCGACCCATCACCTGCTCAG ATCACATCAAAACGCATCTGATGTCTAACTCAACGTTCTCTGATTCTAAGG CTGACCTTGGAAACTGCATGGATGCTGTCATTAACGAGGACACATCAATGAATGCTGCTGTGATAAACAAGATGAGGAAAAGAATGGCTGGCATGAACAAGCATATTGCAAAATATAAG AATGCAAACACCTCCCTGGTGAAGGAAAATCTCTATCTGAGGAACAGACAAGCTTGGATGAAAAAATCTCAGTCCTTGAATGCTGCTGTGATAAACAAGATGAGGAAAAGAATGGCTGGCATGAACAAGCATATTGCAAAATATAAG AATGCAAACACCTCCCTGGTGAAGGAAATTGTCTATCTGAGGAACCGACAAGCTTCGATGACAAAATCTCATAAGCGTCAGAAGAGAATCTTGGTCCACTTGAAGGACAAGTGCAATGAACTGACTGACAAGACCACAGGCCTTTCCACGCTACTG atgGAGTCCTGCTATGCTCAGCCTCAAGAAAGAATTAAGGAACTAGAAGCAAGCAATGCACAGCTGCGGGAAAGAAATGCTAAGCTAGAGAATGAAAGTAATGCACGTGATGAGGTGAGCAAGGAAAACGACCATGAACTGGATCAGGCCAAAATTTAA
- the LOC133682633 gene encoding uncharacterized protein LOC133682633 isoform X1, translating to MELLRGRETSAVMRSKIKGVRTPASYFILRRRRFPGPTYRPITCSDHIKTHLMSNSTFSDSKADLGNCMDAVINEDTSMNAAVINKMRKRMAGMNKHIAKYKNANTSLVKENLYLRNRQAWMKKSQSLNAAVINKMRKRMAGMNKHIAKYKNANTSLVKEIVYLRNRQASMTKSHKRQKRILVHLKDKCNELTDKTTGLSTLLMESCYAQPQERIKELEASNAQLRERNAKLENESNARDEVSKENDHELDQAKI from the exons GTTAGAACACCGGCCAGCTATTTCATCCTCAGACGCCGCCGGTTTCCGGGACCGACCTACCGACCCATCACCTGCTCAG ATCACATCAAAACGCATCTGATGTCTAACTCAACGTTCTCTGATTCTAAGG CTGACCTTGGAAACTGCATGGATGCTGTCATTAACGAGGACACATCAATGAATGCTGCTGTGATAAACAAGATGAGGAAAAGAATGGCTGGCATGAACAAGCATATTGCAAAATATAAG AATGCAAACACCTCCCTGGTGAAGGAAAATCTCTATCTGAGGAACAGACAAGCTTGGATGAAAAAATCTCAGTCCTTGAATGCTGCTGTGATAAACAAGATGAGGAAAAGAATGGCTGGCATGAACAAGCATATTGCAAAATATAAG AATGCAAACACCTCCCTGGTGAAGGAAATTGTCTATCTGAGGAACCGACAAGCTTCGATGACAAAATCTCATAAGCGTCAGAAGAGAATCTTGGTCCACTTGAAGGACAAGTGCAATGAACTGACTGACAAGACCACAGGCCTTTCCACGCTACTG atgGAGTCCTGCTATGCTCAGCCTCAAGAAAGAATTAAGGAACTAGAAGCAAGCAATGCACAGCTGCGGGAAAGAAATGCTAAGCTAGAGAATGAAAGTAATGCACGTGATGAGGTGAGCAAGGAAAACGACCATGAACTGGATCAGGCCAAAATTTAA